A stretch of Cupriavidus necator DNA encodes these proteins:
- a CDS encoding anhydro-N-acetylmuramic acid kinase: protein MSGTSMDGADAVLVDFSGARPAVLAAASQPFPDTLRAAFSALQQPGEDEIHREALAANALAQVYADCVAALLSEAQVDAAAVAAIGAHGQTIRHRPGLYDGIGYTRQSQHPAHLAELAGIDVVADFRSRDLAAGGQGAPLVPALHHALFGSDAETRVACNIGGISNISILPAAGGAVSGFDCGPGNALLDYWVGRHRGLPFDSNGDWAASGRVDAALLAQCLAEPYFSAAPPKSTGRDLFHPGWLEARLASFQHLAPADVQATLAALTAEAIARDMRTHAPDARRLIVCGGGARNAFVMARLTQALPGVAIETSDDYGVPVSQVEAIAFAWLARQCLLRLPGNVPTVTGAAGPRVLGAIYPR, encoded by the coding sequence ATGTCCGGCACCAGCATGGACGGTGCCGACGCAGTGCTGGTGGATTTCAGCGGCGCGCGGCCCGCCGTGCTGGCGGCCGCCAGCCAGCCTTTCCCCGACACGCTGCGCGCGGCATTCTCTGCCCTGCAGCAGCCGGGCGAGGACGAGATCCATCGCGAGGCGCTGGCAGCCAATGCACTGGCGCAGGTCTACGCCGACTGCGTGGCGGCACTGCTGAGCGAGGCCCAGGTCGACGCGGCCGCGGTGGCCGCCATCGGCGCCCACGGCCAGACTATCCGCCACCGGCCGGGCCTGTACGACGGCATCGGCTACACCCGCCAAAGCCAGCATCCGGCGCATCTGGCCGAGCTCGCCGGCATCGACGTGGTGGCGGACTTCCGCAGCCGCGACCTCGCCGCCGGTGGCCAGGGCGCGCCGCTGGTGCCGGCGCTGCACCATGCGCTGTTCGGCAGCGACGCCGAAACCCGCGTTGCCTGCAATATCGGCGGCATCTCCAATATCAGCATCCTGCCCGCGGCGGGCGGCGCCGTCAGCGGCTTTGACTGCGGCCCGGGCAATGCGCTGCTCGACTACTGGGTCGGCCGCCACCGCGGGCTTCCCTTCGACAGCAACGGCGACTGGGCCGCCAGCGGGCGGGTCGACGCCGCGCTGCTGGCGCAGTGCCTGGCCGAGCCCTACTTCAGCGCAGCACCGCCCAAGAGCACCGGGCGCGACCTGTTCCATCCGGGCTGGCTCGAAGCCCGTCTCGCCTCGTTCCAACACCTCGCGCCTGCCGATGTGCAGGCGACACTGGCCGCGCTGACTGCCGAGGCCATCGCGCGCGACATGCGCACCCATGCGCCTGATGCGCGCCGCCTGATCGTCTGCGGCGGCGGCGCCCGCAATGCGTTCGTGATGGCACGACTGACGCAGGCATTGCCCGGCGTGGCCATCGAGACCTCGGATGACTACGGCGTGCCGGTGTCGCAGGTCGAAGCCATCGCCTTTGCCTGGCTGGCACGCCAGTGCCTGCTGCGCCTGCCCGGCAACGTGCCCACCGTGACCGGCGCCGCCGGGCCGCGCGTGCTGGGCGCGATCTATCCGCGCTAA
- a CDS encoding bactofilin family protein produces MLFSKKKGLSIDTLIGEDTAVDGDLVFAGGLRLDGRVRGNVTAAPGKPSMLVVSEKGMIEGEISVGHLVLNGTVKGPVQATDLLELQPHARVLGDVRYAALEMHQGALVEGRLMPLVQGEIKALPNLVEAAPAVEVTEAADEAAVTDRATPAADTQPTEKAA; encoded by the coding sequence ATGCTGTTTTCGAAAAAGAAGGGCCTTTCGATCGATACTCTGATCGGCGAAGACACCGCCGTCGACGGCGACCTGGTATTTGCGGGCGGCCTGCGCCTGGACGGCCGCGTGCGCGGCAACGTCACCGCGGCGCCGGGCAAGCCGAGCATGCTGGTGGTCAGCGAAAAAGGCATGATCGAGGGCGAGATCAGCGTTGGCCACCTGGTGCTCAACGGCACCGTCAAGGGCCCGGTGCAGGCCACCGACCTGCTCGAACTGCAGCCGCATGCCCGCGTGCTGGGCGACGTGCGCTATGCGGCGCTGGAAATGCACCAGGGCGCGCTGGTCGAAGGCCGCCTGATGCCGCTGGTGCAAGGCGAGATCAAGGCGCTGCCGAACCTGGTCGAGGCGGCGCCGGCGGTCGAAGTGACGGAAGCGGCGGACGAGGCTGCTGTCACGGACCGCGCAACGCCCGCTGCCGACACCCAACCCACTGAAAAGGCCGCCTGA
- a CDS encoding histidine phosphatase family protein: protein MSQSPGPHSLAYTHLIVIRHGETAWNRERRLQGQLDIPLNETGRAQARALATALAGEPIDAVYASDLSRAMETAAPLAEVLGLQVRPDARLRERSYGTLQGKTYAEVAEHLPEDFARWQARVPDYAPPEGESLLGFHERAVEVVLALSRRHPGERIALVAHGGVLDCLYREATGMTLEAPRQHELLNASVNRLRSDSSHLTLAQWGDVSHLENLSLDEVDRRVP, encoded by the coding sequence ATGTCGCAAAGCCCCGGGCCGCATTCGCTGGCCTATACCCACCTGATCGTGATCCGCCACGGCGAAACGGCCTGGAACCGGGAGCGCCGGCTGCAGGGCCAGCTCGACATTCCCCTGAACGAGACCGGCCGCGCCCAGGCGCGCGCGCTGGCCACGGCGCTGGCGGGCGAGCCGATCGATGCGGTCTATGCCAGCGACCTGTCGCGTGCGATGGAAACCGCTGCGCCGCTGGCCGAGGTGCTCGGGCTGCAGGTGCGCCCCGATGCGCGCCTGCGCGAGCGCAGCTACGGCACGCTGCAGGGTAAGACCTACGCCGAAGTAGCCGAGCACCTGCCCGAGGATTTCGCCCGCTGGCAGGCGCGCGTGCCGGACTACGCGCCGCCTGAAGGCGAGTCGCTGCTGGGCTTCCATGAGCGCGCGGTCGAGGTGGTGCTGGCGCTGTCGCGCCGGCATCCCGGCGAGCGCATCGCGCTGGTGGCGCACGGTGGCGTGCTTGACTGCCTGTACCGCGAGGCCACCGGCATGACGCTGGAAGCACCGCGCCAGCATGAACTGCTCAATGCCAGCGTCAACCGGCTACGCAGCGACAGCAGCCACCTGACGCTGGCGCAGTGGGGCGATGTCAGCCACCTTGAAAACCTGTCGCTGGACGAGGTGGACCGGCGCGTGCCTTAG
- the rplM gene encoding 50S ribosomal protein L13 encodes MKTFSAKPHEVKRDWYVIDATDKVLGRVASEVARRLRGKHKPEFTPHVDTGDYIIIVNAAKLRVTGTKETDKKYYRHSGYPGGIYETTFGKMQQRFPGRALEKAVKGMLPKGPLGYAMIKKLKVYAEAEHPHEAQQPKALEI; translated from the coding sequence ATGAAGACCTTTTCCGCCAAGCCTCATGAGGTAAAGCGCGACTGGTACGTGATTGACGCGACGGACAAAGTCCTCGGCCGTGTCGCCAGCGAAGTGGCACGCCGTCTGCGCGGCAAGCACAAGCCGGAATTCACTCCGCACGTCGACACGGGTGATTACATCATCATCGTCAATGCAGCCAAGCTGCGTGTCACGGGTACCAAGGAAACGGACAAGAAGTACTATCGCCATTCGGGCTACCCGGGCGGTATCTACGAAACGACGTTCGGCAAGATGCAGCAGCGTTTCCCGGGCCGTGCCCTGGAAAAGGCTGTCAAGGGCATGCTGCCGAAGGGTCCGCTGGGCTACGCGATGATCAAGAAGCTGAAGGTTTACGCCGAAGCCGAGCATCCGCATGAAGCGCAGCAGCCCAAGGCGCTGGAAATCTAA
- a CDS encoding M23 family metallopeptidase, whose translation MWSRLREVFARELVVLVDPTNPQHARRRKQLTASVGAIFTLGMAAAMGVAPRSAFDDPLAPRTQQALRMPDVREQLEQLTDSQAVYVREERMQRGDTIASLLKRLGVDDADAQAFIVKNPTARGLFNLNPGQAVQAEIDESNTLVSLQANLGGDAAASRELVIERVRAASDNTAATYKAKVQRVDNDVHYEMASGAISAGGFFKAMDAANVPDEVVQQMLSIFSGVIDFHHDIASGDRFRIIYEAGFRDGTFVRNGRVVALELINRNQLHQALWFAPEDSKDGGAYYTFDGRSMKRPFLRSPVEFSRVSSGFGGREHPLHHDWAQHKGVDFAAPTGTKVLATGDGVVEFVGQQNGYGNIVILNHANGYSTYYAHLSGFAGMRQGQPVRQGQLIGYVGSTGWATGPHLHYEFRFNDVPQNPLTITLMESPTLTGKSRQEFLTYTSGLLSRINALRTYNVLTASN comes from the coding sequence ATGTGGTCCAGACTCCGCGAAGTTTTCGCGCGTGAGCTGGTGGTTCTTGTCGATCCGACCAACCCCCAGCACGCGCGGCGGCGCAAACAACTGACGGCCTCGGTGGGCGCAATCTTCACGCTCGGCATGGCCGCGGCGATGGGCGTTGCGCCGCGCAGCGCCTTTGACGATCCGCTCGCACCGCGCACGCAGCAGGCGCTGCGCATGCCCGACGTGCGCGAGCAACTTGAACAGCTTACCGACAGCCAGGCCGTCTACGTGCGCGAAGAACGCATGCAGCGCGGCGACACCATCGCCAGCCTGCTCAAGCGGCTGGGCGTGGACGATGCCGACGCGCAGGCGTTCATCGTCAAGAACCCGACCGCGCGCGGCCTGTTCAACCTGAACCCCGGCCAGGCGGTGCAGGCGGAGATCGACGAAAGCAACACGCTGGTGTCGCTGCAGGCCAACCTGGGCGGCGACGCAGCCGCCTCGCGCGAGCTGGTGATCGAACGCGTGCGCGCGGCCAGCGACAACACCGCCGCCACCTACAAGGCCAAGGTGCAGCGCGTCGACAATGACGTGCACTATGAGATGGCCTCGGGCGCGATTTCCGCGGGCGGTTTCTTCAAGGCCATGGACGCGGCCAACGTGCCCGACGAAGTCGTGCAGCAGATGCTGTCGATCTTCTCCGGCGTGATCGACTTCCACCACGACATCGCCAGCGGCGACCGCTTCCGCATCATCTACGAAGCGGGCTTCCGCGACGGCACCTTCGTGCGCAACGGCCGCGTGGTCGCACTGGAGCTGATCAACCGCAACCAGCTGCACCAGGCGCTGTGGTTCGCGCCCGAAGACAGCAAGGACGGCGGCGCCTACTACACCTTCGACGGGCGCAGCATGAAGCGGCCGTTCCTGCGTTCGCCGGTGGAATTCTCGCGCGTGTCGTCGGGCTTCGGCGGCCGCGAGCATCCGCTGCATCATGACTGGGCGCAGCACAAGGGCGTGGACTTCGCCGCCCCGACCGGCACCAAGGTGCTGGCCACCGGCGACGGCGTGGTCGAGTTCGTGGGCCAGCAGAACGGCTACGGCAATATCGTCATCCTGAACCACGCCAACGGCTACTCGACCTACTACGCGCACCTGTCCGGCTTTGCCGGCATGCGCCAGGGCCAGCCGGTGCGCCAGGGCCAGCTGATCGGCTATGTCGGCTCGACCGGCTGGGCCACCGGCCCGCACCTGCACTATGAGTTCCGCTTCAACGACGTGCCGCAGAACCCGCTGACCATCACGCTGATGGAATCGCCGACGCTGACCGGCAAGTCGCGCCAGGAATTCCTGACCTACACCAGCGGGCTGCTCAGCCGCATCAATGCGCTGCGCACCTACAACGTGCTGACCGCCTCCAACTGA
- a CDS encoding LysR family transcriptional regulator — MIPFSFRQLEYFVAAAEHGSISAAARARHVSQPSVSTAIAQLEDTLGEPLFRRQVSRGLSLTPAGQRLLGRARDILALAAGLTVDDATGRGLTGQLSLTCFQDLGPYFVPRLLAGLRRHHPGISVTLFEADLATVHRTLQAGKAELALTYELGLDARTERRTLAELAPYALLPAGHPLASGTDVSLADLAGERLILEDIPQTREYFLSLFWAHGLHPVLHQYTQTFEMQRGLVAHGYGVALSCTRPAGDHSYDGVPIACLPLREPVTPQRVVLARSPAMRASPLAQAFMDWVEAGGAMRLP, encoded by the coding sequence ATGATCCCCTTCTCTTTCCGCCAGCTCGAATACTTTGTCGCCGCAGCCGAGCACGGCAGCATCAGCGCGGCGGCTCGCGCGCGCCATGTGTCGCAGCCGTCTGTCTCCACCGCGATCGCGCAGCTGGAAGACACTCTGGGCGAGCCTCTCTTCAGGCGCCAGGTCAGCCGTGGGTTGTCGCTGACGCCCGCCGGTCAGCGCCTGCTGGGGCGGGCACGAGACATCCTTGCGCTGGCGGCCGGCCTCACCGTGGACGACGCCACCGGCCGGGGGTTGACCGGCCAGCTCTCGCTGACCTGCTTCCAGGACCTCGGGCCGTACTTTGTGCCACGTCTGCTGGCGGGGCTGCGCCGGCACCATCCGGGCATCTCGGTGACCTTGTTCGAGGCCGACCTGGCGACCGTCCACCGCACGCTGCAGGCGGGCAAGGCCGAACTGGCGCTGACCTATGAACTGGGGCTCGATGCCCGCACCGAGCGCCGCACGCTGGCGGAACTGGCACCCTATGCGCTGCTGCCCGCCGGCCATCCGCTGGCAAGCGGCACCGATGTGAGCCTGGCCGACCTGGCCGGCGAACGGCTGATCCTCGAGGACATCCCGCAGACGCGCGAGTACTTCCTGTCGCTGTTCTGGGCGCATGGCCTGCACCCGGTGCTGCACCAGTACACGCAGACCTTCGAGATGCAGCGCGGACTGGTGGCGCACGGCTATGGCGTGGCGCTGTCGTGCACGCGCCCGGCCGGCGACCACAGCTACGACGGCGTGCCGATCGCCTGCCTGCCGCTGCGCGAGCCGGTGACGCCGCAGCGCGTGGTGCTGGCGCGCTCGCCGGCCATGCGGGCCTCGCCGCTGGCACAAGCGTTCATGGATTGGGTGGAGGCGGGCGGCGCGATGCGCCTGCCTTAG
- a CDS encoding queuosine precursor transporter, translating into MSAIPASAGPAGRVYRYYDFVMVAFVTVLLCSNLIGAAKAAQVTLPVIGTVTFGAGVLFFPISYIFGDVLTEVYGYGRDRRVVWAGFAALAFATFMSLVVLNMPVAPFMADYQKSLQDVFGNTWRIALGSLIAFCCGSFTNSYVLAKMKLWTSGRWLWTRTIGSSLAGELVDSSLFYVIAFYGIWPLEKVIQVAVAQYVLKTGWEVVMTPVTYKVVGFLKRAENEDYFDRNTDFTPFRVRV; encoded by the coding sequence ATGTCCGCCATCCCCGCCAGCGCAGGCCCCGCTGGCCGCGTCTACCGTTACTATGACTTCGTCATGGTGGCCTTTGTTACCGTGCTGCTGTGCTCGAACCTGATCGGCGCGGCCAAGGCGGCACAGGTGACGCTGCCCGTGATCGGCACGGTGACCTTCGGCGCCGGCGTGCTGTTCTTCCCGATCTCCTACATCTTCGGCGACGTGTTGACCGAGGTCTACGGCTACGGCCGCGACCGGCGCGTGGTCTGGGCCGGCTTTGCCGCGCTGGCTTTCGCCACCTTCATGAGCCTGGTGGTGCTGAACATGCCGGTGGCGCCCTTCATGGCGGACTACCAGAAAAGCCTGCAGGACGTGTTCGGCAACACCTGGCGGATTGCGCTCGGCTCGCTGATCGCCTTCTGCTGCGGCAGCTTCACCAACAGCTACGTGCTGGCCAAGATGAAGCTGTGGACCTCGGGGCGGTGGCTGTGGACGCGCACGATCGGCTCTTCGCTGGCCGGTGAGCTGGTCGACTCGTCGCTGTTCTACGTGATCGCGTTCTACGGCATCTGGCCGCTGGAAAAGGTGATCCAGGTGGCAGTGGCGCAGTACGTGCTGAAGACCGGCTGGGAAGTGGTGATGACACCGGTGACGTACAAGGTGGTCGGGTTCCTGAAGCGGGCCGAGAACGAGGATTATTTCGACCGCAATACCGACTTCACCCCGTTCCGCGTCCGCGTGTAG
- a CDS encoding YSC84-related protein, which translates to MNRRHFVTRVAGSGLLVATAMAAGCTTTGTSASKDPVAKKQEIDAGVDGALNRLFSANPGARDLAQRAQGVLVFPRVISAGLVVGGEYGEGALRSKGATVGYYSTTQASVGLTAGGQSKAVIIMFMTPEAYNKFVASKGWTAGADANVAVAKVGADGRLDTLTSQQPVIAFVQTNAGLMFDVSVNGSKISKLDI; encoded by the coding sequence ATGAATCGTCGCCACTTTGTTACCCGGGTTGCCGGATCGGGCCTGCTCGTTGCCACCGCAATGGCGGCAGGCTGCACCACCACCGGCACCAGCGCCTCGAAGGACCCGGTCGCCAAGAAGCAGGAAATCGATGCAGGGGTGGACGGAGCGCTGAACCGGCTGTTCTCCGCCAACCCCGGCGCACGCGACCTGGCGCAGCGTGCGCAAGGAGTCCTGGTGTTCCCGCGTGTCATCTCGGCCGGCCTGGTGGTAGGCGGCGAGTACGGCGAGGGTGCGCTGCGATCGAAGGGCGCGACGGTCGGCTACTACAGCACGACGCAGGCCTCGGTCGGGCTGACCGCCGGCGGGCAGTCCAAGGCCGTCATCATCATGTTCATGACCCCGGAGGCCTACAACAAGTTTGTTGCCAGCAAGGGCTGGACCGCCGGCGCCGATGCCAACGTGGCGGTGGCCAAGGTCGGCGCGGACGGCAGGCTCGACACCCTGACCAGCCAGCAGCCGGTGATTGCCTTCGTGCAGACCAATGCCGGCCTGATGTTCGACGTCTCGGTAAACGGCTCCAAGATCAGCAAGCTGGATATCTGA
- the dtd gene encoding D-aminoacyl-tRNA deacylase, protein MIALIQRVAQARVTVEGRTTGEIGAGLLALVCAERGDTEAQAERLLAKMLSYRVFSDAAGKMNLPVQNMDGNGNAGGLLVVSQFTLAADTNSGTRPSFTPAASPEDGRRLYEHFVAQARAAHPQVQTGEFGAMMQVSLVNDGPVTFWLRVPPA, encoded by the coding sequence ATGATCGCGCTGATCCAGCGGGTGGCCCAGGCCCGCGTCACGGTCGAAGGCCGCACCACCGGTGAAATCGGCGCCGGCCTGCTGGCGCTGGTCTGCGCCGAGCGCGGCGACACCGAGGCGCAGGCCGAGCGGCTGCTGGCCAAGATGCTGTCGTACCGGGTGTTTTCCGATGCTGCCGGCAAGATGAACCTGCCGGTTCAGAACATGGACGGCAACGGCAACGCCGGCGGGCTGCTGGTGGTTTCGCAGTTCACGCTGGCGGCCGATACCAACAGCGGCACGCGGCCGAGTTTCACGCCCGCTGCCTCGCCCGAGGACGGCCGGCGCCTGTACGAGCATTTCGTGGCGCAGGCGCGCGCCGCCCATCCGCAGGTGCAGACAGGCGAGTTCGGCGCGATGATGCAGGTCAGCCTGGTCAACGACGGCCCGGTCACCTTCTGGCTGCGGGTGCCGCCGGCCTGA
- the erpA gene encoding iron-sulfur cluster insertion protein ErpA has protein sequence MNAVAEAPVTEDVPAPFVFTDSAADKVKQLIEEEGNAELKLRVFVQGGGCSGFQYGFTFDEEVNEDDTTMVKNGVTLLIDSMSYQYLVGAEIDYKEDINGAQFVIKNPNASTTCGCGSSFSV, from the coding sequence ATGAACGCAGTCGCAGAGGCACCCGTTACCGAGGACGTGCCGGCACCGTTCGTCTTTACCGACAGCGCCGCCGACAAGGTCAAGCAGTTGATCGAGGAAGAGGGCAATGCCGAACTGAAACTGCGCGTGTTCGTGCAGGGCGGCGGCTGCTCCGGCTTCCAGTATGGCTTCACCTTCGATGAGGAAGTCAACGAAGACGACACCACCATGGTCAAGAACGGCGTCACCCTGCTGATCGACTCGATGAGCTACCAGTACCTGGTCGGCGCCGAGATCGACTACAAGGAAGACATCAACGGCGCGCAGTTCGTGATCAAGAACCCGAATGCCTCGACCACCTGCGGTTGCGGCTCGTCGTTCTCGGTCTGA
- a CDS encoding YbhB/YbcL family Raf kinase inhibitor-like protein has product MKVWSKSFNDNAPIPGEFAFCVPDAAAHVALSNNRNPDLRWEDAPAETRSFVLICHDRDVPSKGDDVNQEGREVPAALPRVDFFHWVLVDIPPGLTSIAAGSHSDGVIARGKPGPEATGGTATAGGLRHGINDYTGWFAGDADMKGDYYGYDGPCPPWNDTLLHHYVFTLYALDIDRLPLDGTFTGAQVREAIQGHVLAQASLTGTYTLNPNLAK; this is encoded by the coding sequence ATGAAAGTCTGGAGCAAGTCCTTCAACGACAACGCGCCGATTCCCGGCGAGTTCGCCTTCTGCGTGCCCGACGCCGCCGCCCACGTGGCCCTGTCGAATAACCGCAATCCCGACCTGCGCTGGGAAGACGCCCCGGCCGAGACGCGCTCGTTCGTGCTGATCTGCCACGACCGCGACGTGCCAAGCAAGGGCGACGACGTCAACCAGGAAGGCCGCGAAGTGCCGGCCGCGCTGCCGCGCGTTGACTTCTTCCACTGGGTGCTGGTCGACATCCCGCCGGGCCTGACCTCGATCGCGGCGGGCTCGCACAGCGACGGCGTGATCGCGCGCGGCAAGCCGGGCCCCGAAGCCACCGGCGGCACCGCCACCGCGGGCGGCCTGCGCCACGGCATCAACGACTACACCGGCTGGTTCGCCGGCGATGCCGACATGAAGGGCGACTACTACGGCTATGACGGCCCGTGCCCCCCGTGGAACGACACGCTGCTGCACCACTACGTGTTCACGCTGTATGCGCTGGACATCGACCGGCTGCCGCTCGATGGCACCTTCACCGGCGCGCAGGTGCGCGAGGCGATCCAGGGCCATGTGCTGGCGCAGGCCAGCCTCACCGGCACTTATACGCTGAACCCCAATCTGGCGAAATAA
- the tyrS gene encoding tyrosine--tRNA ligase, producing the protein MTEVATGPTAKYPLTPSVMQALEVSKRGCDELLIESEWAQKLARSEATGVPLRIKLGLDPTAPDIHIGHTVVLNKLRQLQDLGHQVIFLIGDFTSTIGDPSGRNSTRPPLTREQIEANAQTYYRQASLVLDPARTEIRYNSEWCDPLGARGMIQLAAKYTVARMMERDDFTKRFRSGIPISVHEFLYPLMQGYDSVALKSDLELGGTDQKFNLLVGRELQKEYGQEPQCILTMPLLVGLDGVEKMSKSKGNYVGVTEAPNEMFGKLMSISDDLMWQYYTLLSFRPLAEIELMKQEIALGRNPRDCKVLLAQEIVARFHSQADAEKALEDFNHRARGGVPDDIPAVSLTGAPLGIAQLLKQANLVPSTSEANRNIEQGGVKIDGATVSDKATRVAAGTYVVQVGKRRFARVTLA; encoded by the coding sequence ATGACTGAAGTTGCCACGGGCCCCACGGCCAAATACCCCCTGACGCCGTCGGTGATGCAGGCCCTGGAAGTCTCCAAGCGAGGCTGCGACGAACTGCTGATCGAATCCGAATGGGCGCAGAAGCTGGCGCGCAGCGAGGCCACCGGCGTGCCGCTGCGCATCAAGCTGGGCCTGGATCCGACCGCGCCCGACATCCATATCGGCCATACCGTGGTGCTGAACAAGCTGCGCCAGCTGCAGGACCTCGGCCACCAGGTGATCTTCCTGATCGGCGACTTCACCTCGACCATCGGCGATCCGTCGGGCCGCAACAGCACGCGCCCGCCGCTCACGCGCGAGCAGATCGAGGCCAACGCCCAGACCTACTACCGCCAGGCCAGCCTGGTGCTGGACCCGGCCCGCACCGAGATCCGCTACAACAGCGAGTGGTGCGATCCGCTGGGCGCGCGCGGCATGATCCAGCTGGCGGCCAAGTACACCGTGGCGCGCATGATGGAGCGCGACGACTTCACCAAGCGCTTCCGCTCCGGGATTCCGATCTCCGTGCATGAGTTCCTGTACCCGCTGATGCAGGGCTATGACTCGGTCGCGCTCAAGTCAGACCTGGAGCTCGGCGGCACCGACCAGAAGTTCAACCTGCTGGTCGGGCGCGAGCTGCAGAAGGAATACGGCCAGGAGCCGCAGTGCATCCTGACCATGCCGCTGCTGGTGGGCCTGGACGGCGTCGAGAAGATGTCCAAGTCCAAGGGCAACTACGTCGGCGTGACCGAGGCGCCTAACGAGATGTTCGGCAAGCTGATGAGCATCTCGGACGACCTGATGTGGCAGTACTACACGCTGCTGTCGTTCCGCCCGCTGGCCGAGATCGAGCTGATGAAGCAGGAAATCGCGCTGGGCCGCAATCCGCGCGACTGCAAGGTGCTGCTGGCGCAGGAAATCGTGGCGCGCTTCCACAGCCAGGCCGATGCCGAGAAGGCGCTGGAAGACTTCAACCACCGCGCCCGCGGCGGCGTGCCGGACGATATCCCGGCAGTGAGCCTGACTGGCGCGCCGCTGGGCATCGCGCAGCTGCTCAAGCAGGCCAACCTGGTGCCGTCCACCTCGGAAGCCAACCGCAATATCGAGCAGGGCGGCGTCAAGATCGATGGCGCCACGGTCAGCGACAAGGCCACCAGGGTGGCAGCGGGCACCTATGTCGTGCAGGTGGGCAAGCGCCGTTTCGCGCGCGTGACGCTGGCCTGA
- the rpsI gene encoding 30S ribosomal protein S9: protein MIGNWNYGTGRRKSAVARVFIKSGKGDIIVNGKPIKEYFARETSLMIVRQPLELTAHAETFDIKVNVTGGGETGQAGAVRHGITRALIDYDATLKSALSKAGYVTRDAREVERKKVGFHKARRRKQFSKR from the coding sequence ATGATCGGTAACTGGAATTACGGTACTGGCCGCCGCAAGAGCGCTGTGGCTCGTGTCTTCATCAAGTCGGGCAAGGGCGATATCATCGTCAACGGCAAGCCCATCAAAGAGTATTTCGCTCGCGAAACCTCGCTGATGATCGTGCGCCAGCCCCTGGAACTGACCGCTCACGCTGAAACGTTCGACATCAAGGTCAACGTGACCGGCGGTGGCGAAACCGGCCAGGCCGGCGCAGTGCGCCACGGCATCACCCGCGCCCTGATCGACTACGATGCGACCCTGAAGTCGGCCCTGTCGAAGGCTGGCTACGTCACGCGCGATGCACGTGAAGTCGAGCGTAAGAAGGTCGGCTTCCACAAGGCGCGTCGTCGCAAGCAGTTCTCGAAGCGCTGA
- a CDS encoding phytanoyl-CoA dioxygenase family protein, whose protein sequence is MNITQEHIDTYQRDGVLVLRGAFTDWVERLRDGFAQNLAEPGAFAIENVRPGESGRFFEDYCNWQRITPFDDFIRQSPAAAIAGRIMQSQAVQVFHEHILVKEPGTAKPTPWHQDLPYYCVDGTQTASYWIPLDPVTQANTLRVVAGSHRWARLVRPKRWASNENFYGGNDAFMEMPDVEDGSYTLLAPELEPGDAVVFDFRTVHGAAGNTGSGRRRAFSARFLGDDVRFMLRPGRTSPPFPGIDQQTGERMREDWFPVVWRAAR, encoded by the coding sequence ATGAACATCACCCAGGAACACATCGACACCTACCAGCGCGACGGCGTGCTGGTGCTGCGCGGCGCTTTCACCGACTGGGTCGAACGGCTGCGCGACGGCTTTGCGCAGAACCTGGCCGAGCCGGGCGCCTTCGCCATCGAGAACGTACGGCCCGGCGAAAGCGGGCGCTTCTTCGAGGACTACTGCAACTGGCAGCGCATTACGCCGTTCGATGACTTTATCCGCCAGTCGCCGGCGGCTGCCATTGCCGGGCGCATCATGCAGTCGCAGGCGGTGCAGGTGTTCCACGAACACATCCTGGTCAAGGAGCCCGGCACGGCCAAGCCCACGCCGTGGCACCAGGACCTGCCCTACTACTGTGTCGACGGCACCCAGACCGCGAGCTACTGGATCCCGCTGGACCCGGTGACGCAGGCCAATACCCTGCGCGTGGTGGCCGGCTCGCACCGCTGGGCGCGGCTGGTGCGGCCCAAGCGCTGGGCCAGCAACGAGAACTTCTATGGAGGTAACGACGCCTTCATGGAGATGCCGGACGTGGAAGACGGCAGCTACACCCTGCTCGCACCGGAACTGGAGCCAGGCGATGCCGTGGTGTTCGACTTCCGTACCGTGCATGGCGCTGCCGGCAATACCGGCAGCGGGCGCCGGCGAGCGTTCTCGGCGCGCTTCCTGGGCGACGACGTGCGCTTCATGCTGCGGCCCGGGCGCACCTCACCGCCCTTTCCCGGCATCGATCAGCAGACCGGCGAGCGCATGCGCGAAGACTGGTTTCCCGTGGTCTGGCGCGCCGCGCGGTAA